A region of Chitinophaga horti DNA encodes the following proteins:
- a CDS encoding family 78 glycoside hydrolase catalytic domain encodes MVALSARYFRKAFTSKASVKRATVYMSGLGLHALYLNGKRIGGYTLTPAPTDYRKTVLYNSYDVTQDIKAGNNVITTILGNGRFFTMRQHYKTQKHNTFGFPKMLLQLEIEYTNGQTEIVLSDQTWKLNVDGPIRTNNEYDGEEYDATKEWKGWQVAGFDDRNWLTPELVAAPAGALTEQQIPPVNVMKTIRPVAIKALSNGRYILDMGQNFSGWLKMNVTGPRGSQVKLRFAESLLPDGSLYVANLRDAKVTDVYTLKGGGAESWQPAFVYHGFRYAEITGYPGTPQLRDFEGQMLYDDMETTGSFICSDSTINAVYRNAWWGIASNYKGMPVDCPQRNERQPWLGDRATGAAGEAFLFNNAALYAKWLNDIADSQTPQGAIPDVAPAFWNYYSDNVTWPGTFLMVADMLHRQYGDRQSIIRHYPSMKKWIYYMKGKYLKDGLMTKDKYGDWCVPPEDLKMIKTTDSTRTTNGVLIASATYYYLLGLMEQFAVISRNESDIAAYSTLRSQLRQAFQQRFYNAGKKYYDNNTVTANLLPLYFGITPDSLREAVFNNLYTRIRITDKMHISTGVIGTQWLLRGLSDGQRSDIAFTLASNNTYPSWGYMANQGATTIWELWNGNTARPEMNSQNHVMLLGDLLIWLYENAAGIRSDNQEVAFKRIVMKPENIDGLTFVNATYNSVYGKISSAWKRSHNGFDWKIQVPANTRATVYLPASDSAGILESGRPLNAAVGVRFLRMEGRYAVMEIGSGNYDFRSTWSFKNGIVTDEFIFDRASFPESHAATIAETPDGLIASWFGGTKEANKDVCIWTSHLVKGKWTAPVMVADGVLNDTTRYACYNPVLFYAPNKELLLFYKIGPNVAGWTGWLIRSRDNGKTWSKREALPAGFLGPIKNKPLLLNGVLVCPSSTEKEGWKVHFEMTPDFGKTWTKSAPINDGKTITAIQPSLLTHANGSWQVLCRSKNRTVNESWSTDQGKTWSPMTASALPNNNSGTDAVTLKDGRQLLLYNHVKPAPELKNGKGARTPLNVAISDDGKNWHAALVLEDSPVSQYSYPSVIQTSDGLVHIVYTWRRERIKHVVIDPAKLDTKPIIQEQWPGAAVAASGGTEE; translated from the coding sequence ATGGTCGCACTTTCTGCCCGCTATTTTCGTAAAGCCTTTACCAGCAAAGCTTCTGTAAAGCGCGCCACCGTGTACATGTCGGGGCTCGGACTGCATGCCTTGTACCTCAACGGAAAACGCATTGGGGGCTACACATTAACTCCTGCGCCGACGGACTATCGCAAAACAGTGCTGTACAATTCGTACGACGTTACGCAGGATATCAAAGCCGGCAATAACGTGATTACTACGATACTGGGCAATGGTCGCTTTTTTACCATGCGCCAGCACTACAAAACGCAAAAGCATAACACATTCGGTTTTCCGAAAATGCTGCTGCAGCTGGAGATTGAGTACACCAACGGTCAAACCGAAATCGTGTTAAGCGATCAAACCTGGAAGCTGAACGTGGATGGGCCGATTCGCACGAATAATGAATATGATGGTGAAGAATACGATGCAACAAAGGAGTGGAAAGGTTGGCAGGTTGCCGGCTTCGATGACCGCAACTGGTTAACGCCTGAACTGGTGGCCGCACCTGCGGGTGCGCTTACGGAACAGCAAATACCGCCCGTAAACGTGATGAAGACGATACGGCCGGTGGCCATCAAGGCGTTGAGTAATGGCCGGTATATCCTGGATATGGGTCAGAATTTTTCAGGTTGGCTAAAGATGAATGTTACCGGTCCGCGCGGTAGCCAGGTGAAACTGCGCTTTGCCGAGAGCCTGCTGCCCGACGGCTCCCTGTACGTGGCCAACCTCCGCGATGCGAAGGTAACGGACGTGTACACCCTCAAAGGCGGCGGCGCAGAAAGTTGGCAGCCCGCTTTTGTGTACCATGGATTTCGATACGCAGAAATAACCGGTTATCCCGGCACGCCGCAGCTGCGGGACTTCGAAGGACAAATGTTATACGATGATATGGAGACGACCGGGTCGTTCATCTGTTCGGATTCCACGATCAACGCCGTTTACAGGAATGCCTGGTGGGGCATTGCGTCCAATTACAAGGGCATGCCGGTCGATTGTCCGCAACGTAACGAACGCCAGCCCTGGTTAGGCGATCGGGCGACGGGTGCTGCGGGGGAGGCCTTCCTGTTTAACAATGCGGCGCTGTACGCTAAATGGCTCAACGACATAGCGGATTCCCAAACTCCGCAAGGCGCTATTCCTGACGTAGCACCGGCTTTCTGGAATTATTACAGCGATAACGTCACCTGGCCTGGCACGTTCCTGATGGTGGCCGACATGCTGCACCGCCAGTACGGCGATCGGCAGTCTATCATCCGGCATTATCCGTCCATGAAGAAGTGGATCTATTATATGAAGGGCAAGTATTTGAAGGATGGCCTGATGACGAAGGACAAATACGGTGATTGGTGCGTGCCGCCCGAAGATCTGAAAATGATCAAAACGACGGACAGCACACGCACGACCAACGGGGTGCTGATTGCCAGCGCGACCTACTATTACTTACTCGGACTGATGGAACAATTTGCGGTGATCTCCCGCAATGAGTCCGACATCGCCGCTTACAGCACGTTGCGCTCTCAACTGCGACAGGCTTTCCAGCAGCGTTTCTATAATGCCGGTAAAAAATACTACGACAATAATACGGTCACCGCCAACCTGCTGCCATTGTATTTTGGCATAACACCCGACAGTCTGCGGGAAGCGGTTTTCAATAACTTGTATACCCGCATCCGCATCACCGACAAAATGCATATCAGCACCGGCGTAATAGGAACGCAGTGGCTGCTGCGGGGCTTAAGTGACGGGCAACGTTCCGATATCGCGTTCACACTTGCCTCCAACAATACGTATCCGTCCTGGGGCTACATGGCCAACCAGGGCGCGACTACCATCTGGGAGCTGTGGAACGGCAACACTGCCCGGCCGGAAATGAACTCGCAGAACCATGTGATGTTGCTGGGTGACTTACTGATATGGTTATACGAGAACGCAGCGGGCATCCGTTCGGATAACCAGGAAGTGGCATTCAAAAGGATCGTCATGAAGCCTGAGAACATTGATGGGCTCACCTTCGTAAACGCCACTTACAATTCTGTGTACGGTAAGATCAGCAGTGCCTGGAAGCGGTCTCACAATGGTTTTGACTGGAAGATACAGGTGCCCGCCAATACGCGCGCAACTGTTTACCTGCCTGCTTCCGATAGTGCAGGCATCCTGGAGAGTGGCAGGCCTTTGAACGCAGCCGTCGGCGTCAGGTTCCTGCGGATGGAAGGCCGTTACGCAGTAATGGAAATCGGCTCCGGTAATTATGATTTCCGTTCTACGTGGTCGTTTAAGAACGGCATCGTGACCGATGAATTTATCTTCGATCGTGCATCATTCCCCGAAAGCCACGCCGCCACGATCGCGGAAACGCCGGACGGACTGATCGCTTCCTGGTTTGGAGGCACAAAGGAGGCGAACAAGGATGTATGCATCTGGACCAGTCATCTCGTTAAAGGTAAATGGACGGCCCCTGTGATGGTGGCGGATGGCGTGCTGAACGACACTACGCGTTACGCCTGCTATAACCCGGTATTGTTTTATGCACCGAATAAAGAATTACTCTTATTTTACAAGATAGGTCCCAACGTCGCCGGCTGGACCGGCTGGCTGATCCGCTCCCGGGATAATGGAAAAACCTGGAGTAAACGGGAGGCGTTACCAGCGGGTTTCCTGGGGCCGATCAAGAACAAGCCGCTGCTGTTAAACGGCGTGTTGGTTTGTCCGTCCAGCACGGAAAAAGAAGGCTGGAAAGTGCATTTTGAAATGACGCCTGACTTCGGGAAAACATGGACGAAATCGGCCCCCATCAACGATGGCAAAACGATTACAGCTATTCAGCCATCGTTGCTCACACATGCGAATGGTAGCTGGCAGGTGCTGTGCCGCAGTAAAAACAGGACCGTAAACGAAAGCTGGAGCACAGACCAGGGAAAGACCTGGAGTCCGATGACGGCGTCGGCGTTGCCTAATAATAATTCCGGTACGGATGCGGTGACCTTGAAGGACGGCCGCCAGTTGTTATTGTACAATCACGTTAAACCGGCGCCGGAACTCAAGAACGGCAAGGGGGCCCGAACACCGCTAAACGTCGCCATATCGGATGATGGCAAAAACTGGCACGCCGCGCTGGTGTTGGAAGATTCGCCGGTAAGCCAGTATTCGTACCCTTCCGTGATACAAACCAGCGATGGGCTGGTGCATATTGTGTATACCTGGCGGCGCGAACGCATTAAACATGTAGTGATCGATCCCGCGAAACTCGACACCAAACCGATCATACAGGAGCAATGGCCGGGAGCCGCCGTAGCTGCCAGTGGTGGCACGGAGGAGTAA
- a CDS encoding MGH1-like glycoside hydrolase domain-containing protein, whose product MRCVLVITMILVASVNTSAQLVLRHADFRHYVAYFNSMEDENIAQAYPNDSAWVWMQRNVPLFACPQQNFEELFYYRWWTLRKHIKKTEKGFVLTEFLVQRSYADKYNLISSALGHHIYEARWLHDQRYLNDNLQVWYRGNDGAPMKKLRFYSSWNIDAMYNRYLVNRDAKFLIDMLPDLEKDYAAWEQERRLPSGLFWQYDVRDAMEETISGGRKEKNARPSINAYMYGNANALSQIAKLAGLAEKSTLYNRKADTLKQLVATKLWNNEHAFFEVLKEADTLSNVKEEIGFIPWYFHMPDPAFNSAWTSLLDTKTFCAPFGITTADRSHPAFRSHGCCKCEWDGAVWPFATAQTLTALGNLLNDQRQSYIADSAYFKLMQTYVESQYYRGRPYIGEYLDEKTGYWLKGDEERSRYYNHSTFNDLIITGLVGLRPAAGNSFDVNPLLPAGKWRWFCLDNVLYHGKIITIIWDEDGTKYKKGKGLSVWVNGKKAAAANSLQRVTAKL is encoded by the coding sequence ATGCGCTGCGTACTTGTGATAACAATGATATTGGTGGCGTCGGTAAATACATCGGCGCAGCTCGTGCTGCGGCATGCCGACTTCCGGCATTACGTTGCGTACTTTAACAGCATGGAGGACGAGAACATCGCACAGGCTTATCCCAACGATAGTGCCTGGGTCTGGATGCAACGCAATGTGCCGCTTTTTGCCTGCCCGCAACAGAATTTCGAGGAGCTGTTTTATTATCGCTGGTGGACTTTACGCAAACATATCAAAAAGACCGAAAAGGGATTTGTGCTGACCGAGTTTCTCGTGCAACGCAGTTATGCAGATAAGTACAACCTGATCTCCAGTGCACTGGGACACCATATTTACGAGGCCCGCTGGCTGCACGATCAGCGTTATCTCAACGACAACCTGCAAGTATGGTATCGCGGTAACGACGGTGCTCCCATGAAAAAGTTGCGCTTCTACAGCAGCTGGAACATCGACGCGATGTATAACCGCTACCTTGTAAACCGCGATGCGAAATTTCTCATCGATATGCTGCCCGACCTGGAAAAGGATTACGCCGCCTGGGAGCAGGAGCGCCGTTTACCTTCGGGCCTCTTCTGGCAATACGATGTGCGTGATGCGATGGAAGAAACGATCAGTGGTGGCCGTAAAGAAAAAAATGCCCGCCCCTCCATCAACGCCTACATGTATGGCAATGCAAATGCGTTGTCGCAAATAGCAAAGCTGGCGGGGCTTGCAGAAAAATCTACCTTGTACAACCGCAAGGCCGATACCTTAAAACAACTGGTAGCAACGAAGCTTTGGAACAACGAGCACGCCTTTTTCGAAGTGCTGAAAGAGGCCGACACCTTATCCAACGTAAAAGAGGAAATCGGTTTTATTCCCTGGTATTTCCATATGCCGGATCCTGCCTTTAATAGTGCGTGGACGAGCCTCCTGGATACGAAAACATTCTGCGCCCCGTTCGGTATTACTACCGCCGACAGAAGTCATCCCGCGTTTCGCAGCCATGGTTGCTGTAAATGCGAATGGGATGGCGCCGTGTGGCCTTTTGCCACTGCACAGACGCTGACTGCATTGGGCAACCTGTTAAATGATCAACGGCAATCCTATATCGCAGACAGTGCTTATTTTAAGCTGATGCAGACCTATGTAGAGTCGCAGTACTATCGCGGCCGGCCTTACATCGGCGAGTACCTGGATGAGAAAACCGGCTATTGGCTGAAAGGAGACGAGGAGCGTAGCCGCTACTACAATCACTCTACCTTCAATGATCTCATCATCACCGGACTGGTAGGCCTGCGCCCCGCGGCAGGAAACAGCTTCGACGTAAATCCGTTGCTGCCGGCCGGTAAGTGGCGCTGGTTCTGTCTTGATAATGTATTGTATCACGGTAAGATCATCACCATCATCTGGGACGAAGACGGCACTAAATACAAGAAAGGAAAGGGACTGAGTGTCTGGGTCAACGGTAAGAAAGCGGCAGCCGCCAACTCACTGCAACGCGTAACGGCTAAATTATGA
- a CDS encoding glycoside hydrolase family 2 protein: MSNRLNIWFLLLLLPCVALCQQKEKRYLSGTGSDDAVNWEFRCTDGMNAGKWTTIPVPSCWELQGFGKYNYGFAKDSARGKEKGLYRHRFAAPAAWKGKVINIVFGGVMTDAEVKVNGKLAGAVHQGAFYAFRYDISRLLRYGGDNLLEVTVAKHSANESVNAAERRGDFWIFGGIFRPVWLEVLPAQHISDVRINALADGTFEASLTAPGADSIVAAVYDAVGTLQGRLSGQQHLKGNFPSAQPWNPETPVLYKVVFDRYKNGKIQHTVYERFGFRTVQLRQRDGIYVNGVKVKMKGVNRHSFRPETGRTLSRLNSIEDVQLIKDMNMNAVRMSHYPPDDHFLDACDSLGLFVMDELAGWHGNYDSITGAKLLQELMAHDRNHPSIIFWANGNEGGHNIALDSLFGAFDPQQRPVVHPWELYNGVETQHYREYQYGIGNYNQGNEIVMPTEFLHGQFDGGHGAGLQDYWEMMWRDPLSAGGFLWDFADQAVVRKDKNDSLDTDKHRGADGIVGPHHEKEGSYFAIKEIWSPVQVTRLGGGGSFTLENRYHYTNLKACKFRWSLKSFAGLAPASGTAPAPDIKPLQNGSLQLDLPGNWYHYDVVSLQVIDHTDRELFTHTWPISRPAEVTQRMITTAGAKSIEVKEADSLLHVTANNIRLSFHLGNGGLTNISNERGPIPLSNGPLLQDGENHFSKLTYHREDSTLVVESTFDRAKAYNTIRWTIYPSGLLKMELRYFPEAYFTFFSGINFHFPEKMMRSVKYMGDGPYRVWKNRMKGQQFGVWEKTYNNTETGEYPWVYPEFKGYHAHLYWAQFNMDGNHFRVFTDTENLFLRLFTPAWKTDQWHNYEPLFPAGDISFLQGISSIGTKTQRNETTGPMGQRYGFYDYEKEPARALKMILYFDFSGK, translated from the coding sequence ATGAGTAACCGACTGAACATATGGTTCCTGCTGTTATTGCTGCCATGTGTGGCCCTGTGCCAGCAAAAAGAAAAACGTTACCTGAGCGGAACGGGCAGCGATGATGCGGTGAACTGGGAGTTTCGCTGCACAGATGGCATGAACGCCGGCAAATGGACGACAATTCCTGTGCCTTCGTGCTGGGAGTTGCAGGGCTTTGGTAAATACAATTATGGTTTTGCAAAGGATAGCGCACGCGGTAAGGAAAAGGGCTTATACCGCCATCGCTTCGCGGCGCCCGCCGCCTGGAAAGGCAAAGTGATCAACATCGTTTTCGGGGGGGTGATGACGGATGCTGAGGTGAAGGTAAACGGTAAACTCGCCGGCGCCGTTCACCAGGGTGCTTTCTACGCATTCCGTTATGATATTTCCCGGCTGCTTCGGTACGGAGGAGATAACCTGCTGGAAGTGACAGTCGCCAAACATTCCGCAAATGAGTCGGTAAACGCTGCCGAAAGGCGCGGCGACTTCTGGATATTCGGCGGTATTTTTCGCCCGGTTTGGCTGGAAGTATTGCCTGCGCAACATATCAGCGATGTACGGATCAATGCCCTGGCGGATGGAACGTTCGAAGCGTCCCTCACAGCGCCGGGCGCTGATAGCATCGTTGCGGCTGTTTACGACGCTGTTGGTACGCTGCAAGGCCGCCTGTCCGGCCAGCAACATTTAAAAGGCAACTTCCCGTCCGCACAGCCCTGGAACCCCGAAACACCGGTTCTTTACAAAGTAGTATTCGATCGCTATAAAAACGGAAAAATTCAACATACCGTCTACGAGCGATTCGGCTTCAGAACGGTGCAACTTCGACAACGGGATGGAATATACGTGAACGGCGTGAAGGTGAAAATGAAAGGCGTTAATCGTCACTCGTTCCGCCCGGAAACCGGTCGCACATTAAGTAGGCTTAACAGCATCGAAGACGTGCAGCTCATCAAAGACATGAACATGAATGCTGTGCGCATGAGCCACTATCCGCCCGATGATCACTTCCTCGACGCCTGCGATTCACTGGGCCTGTTTGTTATGGACGAACTCGCAGGCTGGCACGGCAACTATGATTCCATCACCGGGGCCAAATTGTTGCAGGAGCTAATGGCCCACGACCGGAATCATCCCTCCATCATCTTTTGGGCGAATGGTAACGAGGGCGGTCACAACATAGCGCTGGATAGCCTCTTCGGCGCATTCGATCCGCAGCAACGCCCTGTGGTTCATCCCTGGGAGTTATACAATGGCGTAGAAACCCAGCACTACCGCGAATATCAATATGGGATCGGTAATTACAACCAGGGGAACGAGATCGTAATGCCGACGGAATTCTTGCACGGCCAGTTCGATGGCGGCCATGGCGCCGGCCTGCAGGATTATTGGGAAATGATGTGGCGCGATCCGCTGAGCGCGGGCGGCTTCCTGTGGGACTTTGCCGACCAGGCGGTGGTTCGTAAAGACAAAAACGATTCGCTGGACACCGATAAACATCGTGGGGCAGACGGCATCGTAGGCCCGCATCACGAAAAGGAAGGAAGCTATTTCGCTATTAAAGAAATATGGAGCCCCGTGCAGGTGACGCGCCTTGGCGGAGGCGGATCATTTACATTGGAGAACCGGTATCACTACACCAATTTGAAGGCTTGTAAGTTTCGCTGGTCGCTGAAAAGCTTCGCCGGACTTGCCCCAGCCTCGGGCACAGCGCCCGCCCCGGATATTAAACCGCTGCAAAACGGCTCATTGCAGCTGGATTTGCCTGGTAATTGGTATCATTACGATGTAGTGTCTTTGCAGGTGATCGATCACACCGACCGGGAATTGTTCACGCATACCTGGCCGATCAGCCGTCCGGCCGAGGTGACGCAACGGATGATCACGACCGCTGGTGCTAAAAGTATCGAAGTAAAAGAGGCCGACTCATTGTTGCACGTCACCGCCAACAATATTCGCCTATCGTTCCACCTGGGTAACGGCGGTCTCACAAATATCAGCAACGAGCGTGGGCCAATTCCCTTATCGAACGGGCCGCTGTTGCAGGATGGCGAAAATCATTTCAGCAAACTGACTTACCACCGGGAGGATAGTACGCTCGTAGTGGAATCGACGTTTGATCGCGCAAAGGCGTACAATACCATCAGATGGACGATCTATCCCTCTGGCTTACTAAAGATGGAGTTGCGTTATTTCCCGGAAGCCTATTTTACATTTTTCTCCGGCATCAACTTCCATTTCCCGGAAAAAATGATGCGCTCTGTGAAATATATGGGTGACGGTCCGTACCGGGTTTGGAAAAACAGGATGAAGGGGCAGCAGTTTGGCGTTTGGGAAAAGACATACAACAACACAGAAACCGGCGAATATCCATGGGTATACCCGGAGTTTAAAGGATATCACGCGCATCTCTACTGGGCGCAGTTTAACATGGACGGCAACCACTTCCGCGTATTCACCGACACGGAAAACCTGTTCCTACGGTTGTTTACGCCTGCGTGGAAAACTGACCAATGGCATAATTACGAGCCGCTGTTTCCCGCCGGGGACATCTCTTTCCTGCAGGGGATCAGCAGCATTGGCACTAAAACACAACGTAATGAAACGACGGGGCCTATGGGACAACGATATGGCTTTTATGACTATGAAAAGGAACCGGCTCGTGCACTGAAAATGATTCTCTATTTTGATTTTTCTGGCAAATGA